A stretch of Triticum aestivum cultivar Chinese Spring unplaced genomic scaffold, IWGSC CS RefSeq v2.1 scaffold229594, whole genome shotgun sequence DNA encodes these proteins:
- the LOC123176368 gene encoding extensin — MAPQRQLLLLLLLLASPLPLPRPAAADDGAAAQPPPLVKQFYYYSPPPPSAASPPTGPPPAPPMAPCNCQQMPQPTACNCPKMPPPGMYHHSPPAGHHYGFLSGSHVQAGGRLHPRMLCAVAAALLLLWWC, encoded by the coding sequence AGcggcaactcctcctcctcctgctcctcctggcCTCGCCGTTGCCGTTGCCGCGGCCGGCTGCCGCCGACGACGGGGCCGCTGCGCAGCCGCCTCCACTGGTGAAGCAGTTCTACTACTACTCTCCTCCGCCGCCGTCGGCAGCATCTCCTCCCAccggcccgccgccggcgccgccgatgGCTCCGTGCAACTGCCAGCAGATGCCGCAGCCCACGGCTTGCAACTGCCCGAAGATGCCGCCGCCTGGGATGTACCACCACAGCCCGCCGGCCGGGCACCACTATGGGTTCCTATCCGGGTCCCACGTGCAAGCCGGAGGGCGGCTCCATCCCCGGATGCTCTGCGCTGTTGCCGCTGCATTACTTCTTCTATGGTGGTGCTAG